The Rhopalosiphum maidis isolate BTI-1 chromosome 1, ASM367621v3, whole genome shotgun sequence genome has a segment encoding these proteins:
- the LOC113560400 gene encoding probable citrate synthase 2, mitochondrial produces MSLFRTTASRILEINQVAAPLWTASRSMGCSSTDLKTVVAEKLKQSGEEIKAFRKQHGSTVVGDVTVDMMYGGMRGIKALVTETSVLDADEGIRFRGYSIPECQKLLPKAPGGSEPLPEGLFWLLITGEIPTPEQVKWVSKTWAERAELPSHVVTMLNNLPNTVHPMTQLTSAVALLNSESKFVEAYTKGVHKSQYWEYTYEDSMDLIAKLPVIAATIYRNIYHGGNQVGTIDTERDWSANFTSMLGANTSEEFVELMRLYLTIHSDHEGGNVSAHTTHLVGSALSDPYLSFSAGMAGLAGPLHGLANQEVLVWLQKLRQEVGDSVTKEQLKEFILKTLKSGQVVPGYGHAVLRKTDPRYTCQREFALKHLPKDPLFNLVSQVFEVVPPVLNDLGKVKNPWPNVDAHSGVLLQYYGLKEMNYYTVLFGVSRALGVLASLVWDRGLGLPIERPKSFSTEKMKELVTKLSAKAA; encoded by the exons ATGAGCCTGTTCCGTACGACCGCCTCCAGAATCTTGGAAATCAACCAG GTTGCTGCTCCATTATGGACTGCTTCTCGCTCAATGGGATGTTCATCTACCGATCTGAAAACTGTAGTTGCTGAAAAATTAAAGCAGAGTGGAGAGGAAATCAAAGCCTTCAGAAAGCAACACGGATCTACAGTTGTCGGTGATGTAACTGTAGACAtg ATGTATGGTGGTATGAGAGGTATCAAGGCTTTAGTTACAGAGACATCTGTATTAGACGCAGACGAGGGTATTCGATTCCGTGGTTATTCTATTCCTGAATGTCAAAAGTTATTACCTAAAGCACCTGGTGGTAGTGAACCTCTTCCTGAAGGATTATTTTGGCTATTGATAACTGGCGAAATTCCAACACCTGAACAAGTTAAATGGGTGTCTAAAACTTGGGCTGAACGTGCTGAATTACCATCACATGTTGTAACCATGCTTAACAACTTGCCAAACACTGTACATCCCATGACACAATTAACATCAGCAGTTGCTTTGCTTAATTCAGAAAGCAAATTTGTGGAAGCCTATACTAAAGGAGTTCATAAGTCACAATACTGGGAA TACACATATGAAGATTCCATGGATTTGATTGCCAAATTACCAGTAATTGCAGCAACAATCTACAGAAATATTTATCACGGTGGAAATCAAGTTGGCACTATTGACACTGAACGTGATTGGAGTGCAAACTTTACATCCATGTTGGGAGCTAATACTTCTGAAGAATTTGTTGAACTCATGCGATTATACTTAACCATCCATTCTGACCACGAGGGTGGTAATGTATCAGCTCATACAACCCATTTAGTTGGATCAGCTTTATCTGATCCATATCTTTCATTCAGTGCTGGTATGGCTGGCCTTGCTGGTCCATTGCATGGACTTGCTAACCAAGAG gtTTTGGTATGGTTGCAAAAATTGCGTCAAGAAGTTGGAGATTCTGTAACCAAAGAACAACTTAAAGAATTCATCTTAAAAACATTGAAGAGTGGACAAGTTGTGCCAGGTTATGGACATGCTGTGTTACGTAAAACCGACCCACGTTACACTTGCCAGCGTGAATTTGCTTTGAAACATCTACCTAAAGATCCATTATTCAATTTAGTATCACAAGTATTTGAAGTTGTACCACCAGTACTTAATGACCTTGGCAAAGTTAAGAACCCATGGCCCAATGTAGATGCTCACTCGGGAGTTTTATTACAG tactatGGCTTAAAAGAAATGAACTACTATACAGTATTGTTTGGAGTATCCCGTGCTCTTGGAGTATTAGCTTCTTTGGTTTGGGACCGTGGTCTTGGTCTTCCCATTGAACGCCCCAAATCTTTCTCTACTGAAAAGATGAAGGAATTAGTCACCAAACTTTCCGCCAAGGCTGCATAA